One window of the Salvia miltiorrhiza cultivar Shanhuang (shh) chromosome 6, IMPLAD_Smil_shh, whole genome shotgun sequence genome contains the following:
- the LOC130988674 gene encoding uncharacterized protein LOC130988674: MCRHRRAAACSLILAADPPPPFNATAAWSCCCSPEVDGSGLQSFVLLGVPAAVGLPGVAAGWPAIDGQQLAGGAEHRLTKIGDNRGSVAVRQPPATTSHRGCPPPDLDSHTQSANTKGFCARIIYCNCSNKSFNSFLVTSVHKYIFSNCKSMNLLLIFFIYQSICKSELMSMCWYSGVDVYN; this comes from the exons ATGTGCCGCCATCGccgggccgccgcctgctccctcatcctcgcggcagatccgccgccgccgttcaacgccacggccgcctggagctgctgctgttcgcctgaggtcgacggatctggccttcagtcgttcgtcttgctcggagttcccgccgccgttggcttgcccggagtcgccgctggctggcccgcgatcgacggccagcagctcgctggaggagccgagcaccgtctcacaaag atcggagacaaccgcggctccgtcgccgtccgtcaaccgccggcgacgacgagccaccgaggctgccctccccctgacctcgactcacacacgcaatcagccaacacaaagggtttttgtgcgagaatcatatactgtaattgctcaaataaaagttttaactctttccttgtaacttcagttcacaagtacatatttagtaactgtaaatctatgaatttgctactcattttcttcatttatcaaagcatatgtaaatctgagttaatgagcatgtgttggtattctggagttgatgtatacaattga
- the LOC130988675 gene encoding uncharacterized protein LOC130988675 isoform X2, whose amino-acid sequence MTIASRFNHGFSPRRVESSKLHFSHHDSPRRPPPLSATSLSPSPTAIRSVGPASIYPREQSKPCRKEGPSFCISSYCSTNISPSFCLFFFFPGFADRSLVACLIAVYFDGRKIWI is encoded by the exons ATGACTATTGCTTCGCGATTCAACCATGGATTCTCGCCGCGTCGGGTTGAAAGCTCAAAACTGCACTTCTCCCACCACGATTCGCCCCGCCGGCCTCCGCCGTTATCTGCCACCTCCCTTTCTCCCTCCCCCACCGCGATTCGCAGCGTCGGCCCTGCATCGATCTACCCAAG GGAGCAGAGCAAACCTTGCAGAAAAGAAGGTCCGAGTTTTT GTATTTCTTCATATTGCAGCACCAATATTTCTCCTTCTTTttgccttttctttttttttccggGATTTGCTGACCGTAGTTTAGTTGCTTGCCTCATTGCTGTATACTTCGATGGAAGAAAGATTTGGATATGA
- the LOC130988675 gene encoding uncharacterized protein LOC130988675 isoform X1, translating into MTIASRFNHGFSPRRVESSKLHFSHHDSPRRPPPLSATSLSPSPTAIRSVGPASIYPRLGRLSILHPVSDLRVFRNKRLIEGAEQTLQKRRSEFLYFFILQHQYFSFFLPFLFFSGIC; encoded by the exons ATGACTATTGCTTCGCGATTCAACCATGGATTCTCGCCGCGTCGGGTTGAAAGCTCAAAACTGCACTTCTCCCACCACGATTCGCCCCGCCGGCCTCCGCCGTTATCTGCCACCTCCCTTTCTCCCTCCCCCACCGCGATTCGCAGCGTCGGCCCTGCATCGATCTACCCAAG ACTCGGTCGGCTGTCAATTCTGCACCCCGTATCTGATCTAAGAGTTTTCCGGAACAAGCGTTTGATTGAG GGAGCAGAGCAAACCTTGCAGAAAAGAAGGTCCGAGTTTTT GTATTTCTTCATATTGCAGCACCAATATTTCTCCTTCTTTttgccttttctttttttttccggGATTTGCTGA